A genomic region of uncultured Roseibium sp. contains the following coding sequences:
- a CDS encoding DUF5801 repeats-in-toxin domain-containing protein — MNEFVRIAQAGPSTGAQDEPSTLGDTGTLTVTRPAAQQSIVVLRETGQLVDFRQILNDNISFIRIDGALQMVFADGGMVVIQDFFTGDTGADALIIGDGQFLSIDGFVSLANLQIADEIQTAAGPTSNLATALGSPQGSGQTFEATTVGDLGDGLGFASLLQGEDPLPREFVTDDFIDGEVQSSPSIGSPVDSTLDEENLEEGTDPDNPVRVTASLDVQFGENPGNNLRLEFESVPGGLTSDGVPLVSNISKNSDGGQTLTVRKDGTGEIIFTVTLEVVGSGSTASGQYTFEIFGNLDHVQAGQGDSIPLVFGFRAFDSDGDFDSDAFTVNVIDDTPVPGESETQQLGEDNLPEGSDPTPSGLVASGALNIEWGADNADLSADGAVQDVPGGTGNRSVVFAPVADQPATTLAASSDGVAIEYELSENDTVLTAYKGAGRLEADKVFVVSLSDDDTGSYEFELLGNIDHGAPLSETDSVYDLDFAFVAQDGDGDAAAGSFGVAILDDEAVTGDADAQAVSENNLENGTDPDADELTKSGDLNIVWGADNADNAADTIIQDVPGGAGNRSVVFAAIADQPTQATTSGGVPLQYVLSEGNTVLTALDGNGEKVFEVSLSDDGSGSYTFTLLGSIDHDIPGSGERSETWNLDFKFFAVDGDQDATPGDFRVAVLDDEPLAGNAEQRTIQENDLADGTDPDPEALEKSGNLNLAWGADDADTTDTGGVQDTPAAGTRSVVFAAIDDQPTQATTSDGVALEYVLSADDTVLTAYKGAGRTDADKVFIVSLSDDDTGSYTFELLGNVDHNPPGSNGQMVSWNLDFAFVASDSDGDTETGEFRVTVVDDEPVIGEPELGVVEEEELPGGLDDPYPFFLDGSANQEGAPLTDRFSGSLNIMWGADDKDVVDATPGDLPLQDDISTADQRSVVFTDAADGLVADPSAILTVQDETGANIDPAGLTSRGDALSYVLSENGTHLTAFANYGGAEERSVFRVALSDDESGSYTLIIDDVLDHPIQDTTPFDEDFLSLSFGFIARDSDGDGTTGTFDVLVLDDGPLFRTDDVFKIDGLEPSIFTEAADLRIPEDGSSGTIFSTIEVPEGGTIQDINVSIEMQHDFSGDLEVYLIAPDGTQIQLIQVDGDRAGAVNGTVSFDDDASERIDTLDTNIVGTWLPADPNLNLDFLEGRDQAGLWILEISDRLDGDTGQLVAWTLEIQSGVSAVVDEDDLSVARGDNVDGNDDVAAGDDDVITNASLDDDTDPTTVFGNLGVLWGADNENGVENGGTSAGTGDRAVTFVEGGGGTIDRLLDMGLTSNGEALSYALNGSGDVLTASAGGRVIFTVELSDLDTGSFKFDLQDALDHGVGENENDLVLNFLFVATDSDGDTGTSSFSVAVDDDLPDAEIAVIDYVRIDETYGLHSDNVFDPSSGTFDPSVVALFNGVTSPGADPDLPGPIFASYGVVGFSIAEGADGVSDASLSLRVDDADSGLTTTDGTSIILSQEDDLVVGRIDGSGDAAFAIAIDNAGNVSIVQYLSLRHPDDTTSDEYISLDGKLSAVLSVTDADGDTITRDVSIGGDVTFDDDGPSAFRRGSGITGNEAVFVAGPVNGQLQFDGGADGATVTGISFVSNGDYIRTIDPDASGPARRGDLAAQGLPLTWSTSTDANGVITAVALLEGTTTKAFEMVVNPDGSYTYEQFVGFDHPDANEVNRADQLTFRLRFTVTDGDGDTDTATAVIRVRDSGPELGNVADSFVEEDGLRVLSDIDLAIDWGADDANGAGGVPGERSVDFAEPDAAANVSISDPSGALNEIYSNGELVNFAFLNGVLVGYTGADAPGTTADSNVVMMLCSRKTEAEATISSCCSHLITRRR, encoded by the coding sequence ATGAACGAATTTGTCCGGATTGCGCAGGCGGGCCCATCAACCGGAGCGCAGGATGAACCTTCGACCCTGGGAGATACCGGAACACTGACGGTTACGCGTCCTGCGGCGCAGCAGAGCATCGTCGTGCTCAGGGAAACCGGGCAGCTCGTCGATTTCCGGCAAATTCTCAACGACAATATCTCATTCATCCGCATCGACGGCGCCCTGCAGATGGTTTTTGCCGATGGCGGCATGGTCGTCATTCAGGACTTTTTTACCGGGGACACCGGCGCTGACGCCCTGATCATCGGAGATGGTCAGTTTCTTTCGATCGACGGCTTCGTTTCACTGGCCAATCTGCAAATTGCCGACGAGATTCAGACCGCCGCCGGCCCGACAAGCAACCTCGCGACCGCACTCGGAAGCCCGCAAGGATCCGGGCAGACCTTCGAAGCGACGACCGTCGGCGATCTTGGCGACGGACTGGGATTTGCCAGCCTGCTCCAGGGAGAAGATCCGCTACCCCGTGAGTTCGTGACCGATGATTTCATCGACGGGGAAGTCCAGTCCTCGCCGTCAATCGGGTCACCGGTCGACAGCACGCTGGATGAGGAGAACCTCGAGGAGGGCACGGACCCCGACAATCCTGTCCGGGTGACCGCGAGCCTGGATGTCCAGTTCGGCGAGAACCCGGGCAACAACCTGAGGCTCGAATTCGAGAGCGTTCCAGGCGGACTGACGTCCGACGGCGTCCCTCTGGTGTCGAACATCTCGAAGAATTCCGATGGCGGCCAGACGCTGACGGTGCGCAAGGACGGCACCGGGGAAATCATATTCACGGTTACGCTTGAAGTGGTCGGCAGCGGCAGCACGGCCAGCGGCCAGTACACGTTCGAGATCTTCGGCAACCTGGATCATGTTCAAGCCGGCCAGGGCGACAGCATTCCGCTCGTCTTCGGCTTCCGCGCGTTCGATTCGGACGGTGATTTCGACAGCGACGCATTTACCGTCAACGTCATCGACGACACACCCGTTCCGGGCGAAAGCGAAACGCAACAGCTTGGAGAAGACAATCTTCCGGAAGGGTCCGACCCTACTCCTTCCGGGCTCGTCGCAAGCGGTGCGCTCAACATCGAGTGGGGGGCCGACAATGCGGATCTTTCCGCAGACGGCGCCGTGCAGGATGTCCCGGGCGGGACAGGGAACCGATCCGTTGTATTTGCGCCGGTTGCCGATCAGCCTGCAACGACGCTGGCGGCCAGCTCGGATGGCGTCGCAATTGAGTACGAGCTGTCAGAAAACGATACGGTCCTGACGGCGTACAAGGGCGCGGGCCGTCTGGAAGCCGACAAGGTTTTCGTGGTGTCGCTCTCAGACGATGACACCGGCAGTTATGAATTTGAACTGCTCGGCAACATCGATCACGGCGCGCCGCTTTCGGAAACCGACAGTGTTTATGATCTCGATTTCGCGTTTGTGGCACAAGATGGCGACGGCGACGCAGCGGCGGGAAGCTTCGGTGTCGCGATCCTGGACGATGAAGCGGTAACCGGAGATGCCGACGCGCAAGCCGTTTCCGAGAACAACCTGGAGAACGGGACGGATCCGGACGCGGACGAACTCACGAAATCAGGTGACCTGAATATCGTCTGGGGCGCAGACAACGCGGACAACGCGGCCGATACCATTATACAGGATGTGCCCGGCGGCGCAGGCAACCGCTCTGTCGTCTTTGCCGCGATCGCGGACCAGCCGACCCAGGCGACAACGTCAGGAGGCGTGCCGCTTCAGTATGTGCTGTCGGAAGGAAATACAGTCCTGACGGCCCTGGATGGCAATGGCGAAAAGGTTTTCGAAGTTTCGCTGTCCGACGACGGCTCCGGTTCCTACACTTTCACGCTCCTGGGGAGCATCGATCACGACATTCCTGGGTCCGGCGAACGGTCGGAGACGTGGAACCTGGATTTCAAGTTTTTCGCAGTTGACGGAGATCAGGACGCCACACCGGGTGATTTCCGTGTTGCGGTGCTCGATGACGAACCGCTCGCAGGCAATGCCGAACAGCGCACGATCCAGGAAAATGACCTGGCCGACGGCACCGATCCTGACCCGGAGGCGCTCGAAAAGAGCGGCAATCTGAACCTTGCGTGGGGGGCGGATGACGCAGATACCACCGACACCGGCGGTGTACAGGACACACCCGCCGCAGGCACCCGGTCTGTCGTCTTTGCCGCGATAGACGACCAGCCGACGCAGGCGACGACCTCGGACGGTGTCGCCCTTGAATATGTGCTCAGCGCGGATGACACCGTTCTTACCGCCTACAAGGGCGCAGGACGAACGGACGCTGACAAGGTCTTCATCGTCTCGCTGTCCGACGATGACACAGGTTCCTACACATTCGAGCTCTTGGGCAATGTGGACCACAACCCGCCCGGTTCCAACGGACAGATGGTGTCCTGGAACCTGGATTTCGCCTTTGTCGCCAGCGACAGCGACGGTGATACGGAGACGGGCGAGTTTCGTGTGACGGTTGTCGACGACGAACCTGTCATCGGCGAACCTGAGTTAGGCGTGGTCGAGGAGGAGGAACTCCCCGGCGGACTGGACGATCCCTATCCGTTCTTTCTTGACGGCTCGGCCAACCAGGAAGGTGCGCCGCTTACTGACCGGTTTAGCGGCTCCCTGAACATCATGTGGGGAGCCGACGATAAAGATGTTGTCGATGCGACGCCCGGTGATCTGCCCCTTCAGGATGACATTTCCACTGCAGACCAGCGGTCGGTCGTGTTTACCGATGCGGCTGACGGTCTTGTCGCCGACCCGAGCGCAATCCTCACCGTCCAGGACGAAACCGGTGCAAACATCGATCCGGCCGGGCTGACGTCCCGCGGAGATGCGCTTAGCTACGTCCTGTCGGAAAACGGCACGCATCTGACCGCCTTTGCCAACTACGGCGGGGCGGAGGAGCGCAGCGTGTTCCGTGTCGCGCTTTCCGACGATGAAAGCGGTTCCTACACGCTCATTATCGATGATGTCCTGGATCATCCGATTCAGGACACGACGCCGTTTGACGAGGACTTCCTGTCGCTCAGCTTCGGCTTCATCGCGCGCGATTCCGACGGAGACGGCACAACGGGCACATTCGACGTTCTCGTGCTGGATGATGGACCGCTGTTCCGGACCGATGACGTTTTCAAGATCGACGGTCTTGAGCCGAGCATCTTTACCGAAGCAGCCGATTTGCGCATTCCAGAAGACGGGAGCAGCGGCACGATCTTTTCCACCATCGAGGTGCCGGAAGGTGGAACGATCCAGGATATCAACGTTTCCATCGAGATGCAGCACGACTTCAGCGGCGACCTTGAGGTCTATCTGATCGCGCCCGATGGCACGCAAATTCAGCTTATCCAGGTGGACGGGGATCGCGCAGGAGCAGTCAACGGAACCGTCTCCTTCGATGACGACGCTTCCGAGCGCATAGATACGCTTGATACGAACATTGTTGGCACGTGGCTCCCCGCGGACCCGAATCTCAACCTCGATTTCCTCGAGGGCCGCGATCAGGCAGGACTTTGGATTCTCGAGATTTCGGATCGCCTTGACGGTGATACCGGCCAACTGGTTGCTTGGACACTGGAAATCCAGAGCGGTGTTTCCGCCGTCGTCGACGAAGACGACCTTTCCGTTGCGCGCGGGGACAATGTCGATGGCAATGACGACGTGGCCGCAGGCGACGATGACGTCATAACGAATGCGTCCCTCGATGATGACACCGACCCGACGACCGTGTTCGGAAATCTCGGCGTGCTCTGGGGTGCGGACAACGAAAACGGCGTTGAAAACGGCGGCACCAGTGCCGGAACAGGTGACCGCGCGGTTACGTTCGTTGAAGGCGGCGGCGGCACGATAGACCGGTTGCTGGACATGGGCCTGACCTCCAACGGCGAAGCGCTCAGCTACGCTCTGAACGGTTCCGGCGACGTTCTTACCGCCAGCGCCGGCGGCAGGGTCATCTTCACGGTTGAGCTGTCTGATCTGGATACAGGGTCATTCAAGTTCGATCTGCAGGATGCCTTGGATCACGGGGTCGGCGAAAATGAAAACGACCTTGTCCTGAACTTCCTTTTTGTCGCGACCGACAGTGATGGCGACACAGGTACGTCATCGTTTTCCGTGGCAGTGGATGACGATCTTCCTGATGCGGAAATCGCTGTTATTGATTATGTCCGGATCGACGAGACCTACGGCCTGCACAGTGACAATGTTTTCGACCCCAGCAGTGGAACCTTCGATCCAAGTGTAGTCGCGCTGTTCAATGGCGTCACGTCGCCAGGCGCGGATCCGGATCTGCCTGGTCCGATCTTTGCCAGCTACGGAGTTGTCGGTTTCAGCATCGCAGAAGGTGCCGACGGTGTGTCGGACGCCAGTCTATCCCTGCGTGTTGATGATGCCGACTCGGGGCTCACGACAACCGACGGCACGTCGATCATACTGTCACAGGAAGACGATCTCGTGGTGGGCCGCATCGATGGCAGTGGAGACGCGGCTTTCGCCATTGCTATCGATAATGCCGGCAATGTGAGCATAGTGCAGTATCTGTCGCTTCGACATCCGGACGACACGACGTCGGATGAGTATATTTCGCTTGACGGAAAACTCTCGGCCGTTCTTTCCGTCACCGATGCGGACGGGGACACGATCACCCGGGATGTCTCGATCGGTGGCGATGTTACTTTCGATGACGACGGCCCTTCAGCATTCCGGCGCGGTTCGGGAATCACCGGAAACGAAGCAGTCTTTGTCGCGGGCCCCGTGAATGGCCAGCTCCAGTTTGACGGCGGTGCCGATGGCGCGACGGTGACCGGCATCTCCTTTGTCTCCAATGGGGACTATATCCGGACAATCGATCCAGATGCTTCAGGTCCCGCGCGGCGCGGCGATCTGGCGGCCCAGGGGCTGCCGCTTACGTGGTCGACATCAACGGACGCCAACGGGGTCATCACTGCGGTGGCCCTCCTTGAAGGAACGACGACCAAAGCCTTTGAGATGGTTGTCAATCCCGACGGAAGCTACACCTATGAACAGTTTGTCGGCTTCGATCATCCTGATGCGAACGAAGTGAACCGTGCCGACCAACTCACATTCCGGCTGAGATTCACCGTGACGGATGGAGACGGCGATACGGACACTGCGACTGCAGTCATTAGGGTGAGGGATTCCGGACCGGAACTCGGCAACGTCGCGGATAGTTTCGTCGAAGAAGACGGTCTGCGTGTGCTGAGTGATATCGATCTTGCCATCGACTGGGGCGCGGACGACGCGAACGGAGCAGGCGGCGTTCCCGGCGAACGGTCCGTTGACTTCGCAGAACCTGACGCTGCTGCGAACGTATCCATTTCCGATCCATCAGGTGCGCTAAACGAGATTTACTCCAACGGCGAACTCGTGAACTTCGCGTTCCTCAACGGTGTCCTCGTCGGTTACACAGGCGCTGACGCGCCTGGTACGACCGCCGACAGCAATGTCGTCATGATGTTGTGCTCTCGGAAGACGGAAGCGGAAGCTACGATTTCGTCCTGTTGCAGCCACTTGATCACACGGCGCCGGTAG
- a CDS encoding ABC transporter ATP-binding protein codes for MTNEREETAPIVSLSGLAKTFANGTRALDGVDLEIRRGEFLSLLGPSGCGKSTLLRILAGLEEPSQGSVTWDGEVHSAGEHDLGFVFQEPTLLPWASVRDNIRFPLRVKKVSGGIAKERIDEVLELVGLDRFADSYPHQLSGGMKMRVSIARALVTNPKVLLMDEPFAALDEITRFKLNADLLRVWQASELTVVFVTHSVFESVFLSERIAVMRGAPGRLSDEISIDPALVRDERFRTSSDYAALCRRVSDALHAAMTGEGAGV; via the coding sequence ATGACAAACGAGCGCGAAGAGACTGCGCCGATCGTTTCCCTGAGCGGGCTAGCAAAGACATTTGCGAACGGGACGCGTGCGCTTGATGGCGTCGACCTGGAGATCAGGCGCGGTGAGTTCCTGTCCCTGCTCGGGCCGTCGGGCTGTGGCAAGTCCACTTTGCTGCGGATCCTCGCCGGTCTGGAAGAACCGAGCCAGGGATCGGTCACGTGGGATGGGGAAGTGCATAGCGCAGGCGAACATGACCTCGGTTTTGTTTTCCAGGAGCCGACGCTGTTGCCGTGGGCGAGCGTTCGCGACAACATCCGGTTTCCCTTGCGGGTGAAGAAGGTATCCGGCGGGATCGCGAAAGAGCGCATCGACGAGGTGCTGGAGCTGGTCGGTCTCGACCGCTTTGCGGACAGTTATCCGCATCAGCTTTCCGGCGGTATGAAGATGCGGGTGTCCATTGCCCGCGCGCTTGTCACCAACCCGAAAGTCCTTCTCATGGACGAGCCCTTTGCGGCGCTTGACGAGATCACGCGTTTCAAGCTGAACGCCGACCTCCTGCGCGTCTGGCAAGCGTCCGAACTGACTGTTGTCTTTGTCACGCACTCCGTCTTTGAATCGGTCTTTCTGTCGGAACGGATTGCGGTCATGCGCGGGGCTCCGGGACGCCTGTCAGACGAGATTTCGATTGACCCTGCACTGGTCCGCGACGAACGCTTCAGAACGTCGTCTGACTACGCAGCGCTATGCAGGCGGGTTTCCGACGCCCTGCATGCGGCCATGACCGGTGAAGGTGCTGGCGTGTGA
- the map gene encoding type I methionyl aminopeptidase, with product MVSYIDAAEAPLKNTGQVRLYGPDDFAGMMRAGQLTAACLDELAALVKPGTTTQEIDDFVYQYGMDHDALPATLNYRGYTKSCCTSINHVVCHGIPNNKALREGDIVNIDVTFILDGWHGDSSRMYPVGPVKRASERLIDVTYESLMRGIEAAKPGNTTGDIGAAIQTYVEAQRCSVVRDFCGHGLGLLFHDTPNILHYGRPGEGVELKPGMIFTIEPMVNLGRPHVKVLGDGWTAVTRDRSLSAQFEHSVGITADGCQIFTTSPNGIHKPGLQED from the coding sequence ATGGTCAGCTATATCGACGCCGCGGAAGCCCCGCTCAAGAACACAGGTCAGGTCCGCCTGTACGGCCCGGACGACTTTGCAGGCATGATGCGGGCCGGTCAATTGACGGCCGCCTGCCTGGATGAACTGGCAGCGCTCGTCAAGCCCGGGACGACCACCCAGGAAATCGACGATTTCGTCTACCAGTACGGCATGGATCACGACGCCCTGCCGGCAACGCTGAACTATCGCGGCTATACGAAATCCTGCTGCACGTCCATCAATCACGTCGTCTGTCACGGCATTCCCAACAACAAGGCGCTGCGCGAAGGCGACATAGTCAATATCGACGTCACTTTCATCCTAGACGGCTGGCACGGGGATTCCAGCCGCATGTATCCGGTCGGACCGGTCAAGCGGGCCTCGGAACGTCTGATCGATGTAACCTACGAATCGCTCATGCGCGGCATCGAGGCGGCGAAACCCGGGAATACGACCGGCGATATCGGCGCGGCAATCCAGACTTACGTGGAAGCGCAGCGCTGCTCCGTCGTGCGCGATTTCTGCGGACACGGACTGGGACTGCTGTTCCATGACACGCCCAACATCCTGCACTACGGGCGTCCCGGCGAAGGCGTGGAACTCAAGCCCGGCATGATCTTCACCATCGAACCGATGGTCAATCTGGGCCGTCCCCACGTCAAGGTTCTGGGTGACGGATGGACCGCCGTGACACGCGACCGCTCGCTGTCGGCACAGTTCGAGCACTCGGTCGGCATCACCGCGGATGGCTGCCAGATCTTCACCACGTCGCCAAACGGCATCCACAAGCCCGGGCTTCAGGAAGACTAG
- the radC gene encoding DNA repair protein RadC, with protein MAANPEPADKSQATKGHRQRLRERFRKSGEDSLADYELLEFLLFSALPRRDTKPVAKALLQRFGSFSAALAAPRARLCEIPGLSDVSIDTLKAVHAAIARYHRAELQERRLLDSWPKVLDYLRASMELNTVEEFRILFLDRKNGLIADEVQQTGTVDHTPVYPREVIRRALEHAATALILVHNHPSGDPTPSRADIQMTKTIIEIAAPLGIEIHDHVIIGLRKNVSLRELQLI; from the coding sequence GTGGCGGCAAATCCTGAACCGGCCGACAAGTCGCAGGCAACGAAGGGACACCGCCAGAGGCTCCGGGAGCGGTTCCGCAAATCCGGCGAAGACAGTCTCGCCGACTACGAGCTTCTGGAATTCCTGCTTTTTTCCGCCCTGCCGCGCCGGGATACCAAACCCGTAGCCAAGGCCCTTTTGCAGCGCTTCGGTTCTTTTTCCGCCGCCCTCGCCGCGCCGCGCGCGCGCTTGTGCGAGATACCCGGACTGTCGGACGTCAGCATCGACACGCTGAAAGCCGTGCATGCCGCGATCGCCCGTTATCACAGAGCCGAACTTCAGGAACGCCGCCTGCTCGATTCCTGGCCGAAGGTTCTTGACTACCTGCGTGCCTCGATGGAACTGAACACCGTGGAGGAGTTCCGCATTCTGTTCCTCGACCGCAAGAACGGCCTGATCGCCGACGAAGTGCAGCAGACCGGGACGGTGGATCACACGCCTGTCTATCCCCGCGAGGTGATCCGCCGGGCCCTTGAGCACGCGGCAACCGCACTCATCCTGGTTCACAATCACCCTTCGGGCGATCCCACGCCGTCACGCGCGGACATCCAGATGACGAAGACGATCATCGAGATCGCGGCGCCGCTCGGCATCGAAATCCATGATCATGTGATCATCGGACTGCGAAAGAACGTCAGTCTCAGGGAGCTTCAACTCATCTGA
- a CDS encoding bifunctional diguanylate cyclase/phosphodiesterase: MNRSIKNSGGQIASAIIFPMLIVVMTSVAGIFALMNWSARLSDESAEESQHKLVGGALQLTQNYIAKQQTGVVIWDEAFRAVKDPSGNERWIRDNMMNWLAGNHGFTKSVLFDSDFNVASVFSQDTDNDWMTPGLIDEMAPAIAKARARYITSFQPTPSGLYRFMPQGETTHHSIAETGIVPLLGEPHLFTAAAVVPQIQTVFSDRKAPAVLVSLIPLRGQKLNNISDMSRLQGFVLAQDQNDRHGVGTYALQSPRGKNIGVIAWQASRPGTQMLQRINPFLAVAAFLIAAVVIAVTMFTRQMTKRLARSEAKAVHAARHDALSGLPNRSSFQSLLTRILEEGEQNGTNTAVVYIDLDHFKDINDTLGHSAGDKVIVGVASRLKQVLPGNGIVARISGDEFAMVLSDCENDEWLEYILDQVQDEIARPVKIGRREIFASLSMGAAIAPRDGKNPDELLRKADIALYDAKANGRNRRSFFEPTMEQHVQSKDEMSRELRLALRNDQLDLAYQPQSDTDAKKIVSVEALARWTKEDGTVVPPSQFIPVAEETGLIDDLGIWVLNKACARAHDWPGVVVSVNVSPNQFRHPRFVEKVMAILAANDLPPQRLEIEVTESVFAGRDDSVLKALRRLKSLGIKVALDDFGSGYSSLSYLRRFPFDTLKIDRDFVSDMNGNPEAEAIIVSIIQLGKALGMTIVAEGIETIDQIRFLQVHDCHRMQGYFISRPLTSVALSQFLHDFHNENNEQFAKSVQFPA; encoded by the coding sequence ATGAACAGATCAATCAAAAACTCAGGTGGTCAAATCGCGAGTGCGATCATCTTTCCGATGCTGATCGTCGTGATGACTTCGGTTGCCGGCATTTTCGCGCTGATGAACTGGTCCGCGCGGCTGTCCGATGAATCTGCTGAAGAATCCCAGCACAAACTCGTCGGAGGCGCGCTCCAGCTCACGCAAAACTACATCGCCAAGCAGCAGACCGGCGTCGTGATCTGGGACGAGGCTTTCCGCGCGGTCAAGGACCCGTCCGGGAACGAGCGCTGGATCCGCGACAACATGATGAACTGGCTGGCCGGCAATCACGGCTTTACCAAATCGGTCCTTTTTGACAGCGATTTCAACGTTGCGTCGGTCTTTTCGCAGGACACTGACAACGACTGGATGACGCCCGGCCTGATTGACGAAATGGCGCCTGCAATCGCAAAGGCGCGTGCGCGCTACATCACCTCTTTCCAGCCGACCCCGTCCGGGCTCTATCGCTTCATGCCCCAGGGAGAGACGACCCACCACTCCATTGCGGAAACGGGAATTGTTCCGCTGCTGGGGGAGCCCCATCTTTTCACGGCAGCTGCCGTCGTGCCGCAGATCCAGACGGTTTTCAGTGACCGCAAGGCCCCCGCCGTTCTCGTCAGCCTCATCCCCCTGCGCGGCCAGAAGCTGAACAACATTTCCGACATGTCGCGCCTGCAGGGGTTCGTGCTGGCGCAGGATCAAAACGACCGCCACGGTGTGGGCACCTACGCTCTTCAATCGCCGCGGGGCAAGAACATCGGCGTCATCGCCTGGCAGGCCAGCCGGCCCGGAACACAGATGCTTCAGCGCATCAATCCGTTCCTGGCGGTTGCAGCCTTTCTGATCGCCGCCGTTGTCATTGCGGTCACGATGTTCACGCGCCAAATGACGAAGCGGCTCGCCAGAAGCGAAGCCAAGGCCGTGCATGCCGCCCGTCACGACGCCCTGTCGGGATTGCCCAACAGGTCCAGTTTCCAGTCGCTCCTGACGAGGATACTCGAAGAGGGCGAACAGAACGGCACCAACACCGCCGTGGTCTATATCGATCTCGATCATTTCAAGGATATCAACGACACGCTCGGACACTCTGCCGGTGACAAGGTCATCGTCGGCGTCGCCAGCCGGTTGAAACAGGTGCTCCCGGGCAATGGCATCGTCGCGCGCATCAGCGGTGACGAATTCGCGATGGTTCTCAGCGATTGCGAAAACGACGAATGGCTGGAATACATTCTGGACCAGGTACAGGACGAGATCGCCAGACCGGTCAAAATCGGCCGGCGCGAGATCTTCGCAAGCCTCTCGATGGGGGCCGCAATCGCCCCGCGCGACGGCAAGAACCCGGACGAGTTGCTCCGCAAGGCCGACATTGCGCTCTACGATGCCAAGGCAAACGGCCGCAACCGCCGTTCGTTCTTCGAACCGACCATGGAGCAGCATGTCCAGTCGAAGGATGAGATGTCACGGGAACTCAGGCTGGCTTTGAGAAACGATCAGTTGGATCTTGCATACCAGCCTCAATCCGACACGGACGCGAAGAAAATCGTGTCCGTGGAAGCCCTCGCACGCTGGACCAAGGAAGACGGCACGGTCGTTCCTCCGTCCCAGTTCATTCCGGTTGCAGAGGAAACGGGCCTGATCGACGATCTCGGTATCTGGGTGCTCAACAAGGCCTGCGCGCGCGCGCATGATTGGCCGGGCGTCGTCGTTTCGGTCAACGTGTCACCCAACCAGTTCCGGCATCCCCGCTTTGTCGAGAAGGTCATGGCCATTCTCGCCGCAAACGACCTGCCGCCGCAACGGCTTGAAATCGAGGTCACCGAGAGCGTTTTCGCCGGCCGGGACGACTCGGTTCTGAAGGCGCTCAGGCGGCTGAAAAGCCTCGGCATCAAGGTCGCCCTGGATGATTTCGGATCAGGCTATTCAAGCTTGAGCTATCTGCGCCGGTTCCCGTTCGACACGCTGAAGATCGACCGGGACTTCGTTTCCGACATGAACGGAAACCCGGAAGCGGAAGCGATCATTGTCTCGATCATCCAGCTCGGCAAGGCCCTTGGCATGACCATAGTTGCGGAAGGGATCGAAACGATCGACCAGATCCGCTTCCTGCAGGTGCATGACTGCCATCGCATGCAGGGTTACTTCATCTCGCGCCCTTTGACGAGTGTCGCCCTGAGCCAGTTCCTGCACGATTTTCATAATGAAAACAATGAGCAGTTTGCCAAAAGTGTCCAGTTTCCGGCATAA